The following coding sequences lie in one Hydrogenophaga sp. PBL-H3 genomic window:
- a CDS encoding DUF1302 family protein, with protein MQGQQMRGAWVGSGLLLAALGGVPLAASAEGLKVDALRLEVGGFADDPGASGSVLAHGAVSLQGNNGDWSYALGARLDAHAQYGDRDFDRVRLDYTENYLRWQQKDVRVTLGTQNVLWGRVDEISPTDRMGRVDFSRAVLDKLPDRRRAVPAVRAEYFGERFKLDSVWLPVFDDAVMPDARSVWNPVDTTNGRILGIGSLPGIVGARVVKADIHGSGGGGVRLTAEGEGFDYGFSLQRIRQSQPYYKVVPAAQVVLQAVHPFSTVLGVELETERLGATWRMEVAANSAVPLTTQSFQYRTEPALDIVLGAEFFPGDSETRVTLQLAGHRTFTNKAVLDRTRIYSLTGEIEHPFANGRWRADLRFSLGLNDRDRYFNPRLTYTGIDQQEIYLAAHLFSGASNTLGGFYRRNDTLVIGWQGKF; from the coding sequence ATGCAGGGTCAGCAAATGCGGGGGGCTTGGGTCGGGTCGGGGTTGTTGCTGGCGGCGCTGGGAGGCGTACCGCTGGCCGCAAGTGCCGAGGGGCTCAAGGTGGACGCGCTGCGTCTGGAGGTGGGGGGCTTTGCCGACGACCCGGGCGCATCCGGCAGTGTCCTGGCGCACGGTGCCGTGAGCCTGCAAGGCAACAACGGTGACTGGAGCTACGCCCTGGGCGCGAGGTTGGACGCCCACGCGCAATACGGCGATCGCGACTTCGACCGGGTCCGGCTGGACTACACCGAGAACTACCTTCGCTGGCAGCAAAAAGACGTCCGGGTGACACTGGGCACCCAAAACGTGTTGTGGGGACGGGTTGACGAGATTTCCCCGACCGATCGCATGGGCCGGGTGGACTTCTCCCGCGCCGTCCTCGACAAGCTGCCCGATCGCCGGCGCGCAGTCCCCGCGGTGCGCGCGGAGTACTTTGGCGAACGCTTCAAGCTGGACAGCGTGTGGCTGCCCGTGTTTGACGATGCCGTCATGCCCGACGCCCGCAGTGTCTGGAACCCTGTGGACACCACCAACGGAAGAATCCTGGGCATCGGCAGCTTGCCCGGCATCGTGGGCGCGCGCGTGGTCAAGGCCGACATCCATGGCTCGGGCGGAGGGGGCGTGCGCCTGACGGCCGAGGGCGAAGGCTTCGACTACGGATTCAGCTTGCAGCGCATCCGGCAGTCTCAGCCTTACTACAAGGTCGTGCCCGCTGCGCAGGTGGTGCTGCAAGCGGTCCACCCTTTCAGCACGGTGCTGGGCGTCGAACTGGAAACGGAGCGCCTGGGTGCGACCTGGCGCATGGAAGTTGCCGCGAACAGTGCGGTACCGCTGACCACCCAGAGCTTCCAGTATCGAACCGAACCTGCACTGGACATCGTGCTCGGTGCGGAATTTTTCCCGGGTGACAGTGAAACACGCGTGACCTTGCAGCTCGCAGGGCACCGAACTTTCACCAACAAGGCCGTGCTGGACCGGACCCGAATCTACAGCCTGACCGGTGAAATCGAACATCCGTTTGCCAATGGACGCTGGCGCGCCGACCTGCGCTTCTCGCTGGGGCTCAACGACCGGGACCGTTACTTCAACCCGCGGCTGACTTACACCGGTATCGATCAGCAGGAGATTTACCTCGCGGCACACCTGTTCAGCGGAGCGAGCAACACCCTGGGGGGCTTCTACCGGCGCAACGACACCCTGGTGATCGGTTGGCAGGGAAAGTTTTGA
- a CDS encoding hydrolase 2, exosortase A system-associated, with translation MTPTDREVLPKAFFLPSGGTDHDESQRFCLFHSPQGAPRGRVLYLHPFAEELNTTRRVVAQQARAMARAGYAVLQIDLLGCGDSSGDFAEATWSDWLNDAQLALGWLNSKSDGPLWLWGLRSGTLLATALLSRLSQPANLLLWQPVVSGPQVLQQFLRLHAASQWLGSQKADGPTPAQRLAQGQTVDVAGYTIGPELAGGLADARLQPFDGGTAGRIVWLELSTQSDVALSPAGQSELRRWHAAHWEVDARSVAGPAFWQTVSADEAPNLISTTLAAMVDQHASQLRVAP, from the coding sequence GTGACCCCCACCGACCGCGAAGTCCTGCCCAAGGCATTTTTCCTGCCCTCTGGCGGCACCGATCATGACGAGAGCCAGCGGTTTTGCCTTTTTCATTCGCCGCAAGGCGCCCCGCGCGGGCGCGTCCTGTACCTGCACCCGTTTGCCGAAGAACTCAACACCACCCGCCGTGTGGTCGCTCAGCAAGCCCGCGCCATGGCCAGGGCGGGCTACGCGGTGTTGCAGATCGACCTGCTGGGCTGCGGCGACAGTTCAGGCGACTTTGCTGAGGCGACGTGGTCTGACTGGCTCAATGACGCGCAACTGGCCCTTGGATGGTTGAACTCAAAATCCGATGGTCCGTTGTGGCTCTGGGGCTTGCGTTCGGGCACCCTGCTGGCCACCGCGCTGCTGAGCAGGCTGAGCCAACCGGCCAACCTGCTGTTGTGGCAACCCGTGGTCAGCGGCCCGCAGGTACTGCAGCAATTCCTTCGACTGCACGCTGCAAGCCAGTGGCTCGGCTCGCAAAAGGCGGACGGACCAACTCCCGCTCAGCGACTTGCTCAGGGCCAAACCGTGGACGTCGCCGGCTACACCATCGGTCCTGAATTGGCAGGGGGCTTGGCAGACGCACGCCTGCAACCGTTCGATGGAGGGACCGCCGGGCGGATTGTCTGGCTTGAACTCTCCACCCAGTCCGATGTCGCCTTGAGCCCGGCAGGGCAAAGTGAGTTGCGACGCTGGCATGCGGCCCATTGGGAAGTGGATGCCCGCTCGGTGGCAGGCCCCGCCTTCTGGCAAACGGTGAGCGCAGACGAGGCACCAAACCTGATCAGCACCACACTCGCAGCAATGGTGGATCAACACGCCTCGCAGCTTCGTGTCGCCCCATGA
- a CDS encoding outer membrane lipoprotein-sorting protein produces MTPLVAAAQTDEGAKLAQRVYDRPDGKDVTSVVTMSLTEEGKPPRVRGMLLFRASGKGGDVSTLIRFTDPADIQGTGLLTLDGADGASNQWIYLPAMQRVRRVDSNRKGGRFVNSDYYFEDLRDRKPSMDNHRLKARERVGDTECEVLESVPTEAGNSVYLRRLSWIDPKSLLPLRVDFFERNADQPSKRLLVTKRELIQGHWTVMDSTLSDLGSGHQTRLTVGKVLYDRNLPESLFTSRALADERVEREFLP; encoded by the coding sequence TTGACCCCACTGGTTGCCGCCGCACAGACTGACGAAGGCGCCAAGCTGGCCCAGCGCGTGTACGACCGGCCCGACGGCAAAGACGTCACTTCAGTGGTGACCATGTCGCTCACAGAGGAAGGCAAGCCGCCCAGGGTTCGCGGCATGCTGCTGTTTCGGGCCAGTGGCAAGGGTGGCGATGTGTCAACCCTTATCCGCTTCACCGATCCGGCAGACATACAAGGCACCGGGCTTCTCACGCTCGATGGCGCGGACGGGGCCTCCAACCAGTGGATCTACCTGCCTGCCATGCAGCGTGTGCGTCGAGTCGACTCCAACCGCAAGGGTGGGCGCTTTGTCAATTCCGACTACTACTTTGAGGATTTGCGTGATCGCAAGCCTTCCATGGACAACCACCGCCTGAAGGCACGCGAGCGGGTGGGAGACACCGAATGCGAGGTACTGGAGAGTGTCCCGACAGAGGCTGGCAACTCGGTGTACCTGCGCCGACTGAGCTGGATTGACCCCAAGAGTCTGTTGCCTCTGCGCGTCGACTTCTTTGAACGCAACGCAGACCAGCCGAGCAAGCGACTGCTGGTCACCAAACGCGAGTTGATCCAGGGGCACTGGACCGTCATGGACAGCACGCTGAGCGACTTGGGCAGTGGTCACCAAACCCGTCTGACGGTGGGCAAGGTGCTGTACGACCGCAACCTCCCGGAGTCGTTATTCACCTCGCGGGCCTTGGCCGACGAGCGCGTGGAGCGAGAATTCCTTCCGTGA
- a CDS encoding PEP-CTERM sorting domain-containing protein, with amino-acid sequence MKNMIVNAVRSAVVTGGLCLAGGANAQLVLPDVEPCGAAIQTALSGGLNNLQCLKGTVTATSPGTYIASYHDEFLSYSIEALETIQKLAPSLLSTTIYGDWSKLVSGSGQLDIGVLIKANGDGVLNNPDPFPDAQSSNTTDPIYVRTWGGSTGTDTSDPGNDPNDPVLTVQEVVDWLSPQLIPVFYFDLADPQAGGAVSQLYFGGQVYLTDSSGVPLTDGNGDPVVWALDNVFDGQYSISGDLALDPDMVLAPQNVPVYIPGSGCSTAPFGADWCLITNSRGSGSPEFIAYAPSMDLSPYAKDGNLFWGNFKIAADGGASEEIYLTKRVSTTDIPEPGILILLGVALAGLGVVRRSKKVV; translated from the coding sequence ATGAAAAACATGATTGTGAACGCCGTGCGTTCAGCTGTTGTGACCGGTGGACTTTGTTTGGCCGGAGGAGCGAACGCCCAGTTGGTCCTTCCAGATGTGGAACCCTGCGGTGCAGCTATTCAAACCGCTCTGAGCGGTGGTCTCAACAACCTGCAGTGCTTGAAGGGTACCGTCACGGCGACCAGCCCCGGCACTTACATCGCCAGTTACCACGACGAGTTTCTCTCTTACTCGATCGAGGCGCTGGAGACAATTCAAAAATTGGCCCCCAGCCTGCTGTCGACCACCATTTATGGCGACTGGAGCAAGCTGGTGTCGGGTTCCGGGCAGCTCGACATCGGCGTGCTGATCAAGGCAAACGGAGATGGGGTGCTCAACAACCCCGATCCGTTCCCCGACGCGCAGTCTTCCAATACAACCGATCCAATTTATGTGCGTACCTGGGGTGGATCCACTGGGACTGATACGAGTGATCCAGGCAATGATCCCAATGATCCAGTCTTGACCGTTCAAGAGGTGGTTGATTGGCTTTCGCCTCAACTCATCCCGGTTTTTTACTTTGATTTGGCTGATCCGCAAGCAGGAGGTGCCGTTTCTCAACTCTACTTCGGCGGTCAGGTCTATCTGACCGACAGCTCTGGAGTTCCATTGACAGATGGGAATGGCGATCCCGTGGTTTGGGCGCTCGACAACGTTTTTGATGGTCAGTACTCGATCAGCGGCGATCTGGCGTTGGATCCAGACATGGTGTTGGCTCCACAAAACGTCCCTGTGTATATTCCCGGATCGGGTTGTTCTACAGCGCCGTTTGGCGCGGATTGGTGTCTCATCACGAACAGCCGTGGTAGTGGATCACCCGAGTTCATTGCTTACGCTCCCAGCATGGACTTGAGTCCCTATGCGAAAGACGGCAACTTGTTCTGGGGCAATTTCAAGATCGCAGCCGATGGTGGCGCCAGCGAAGAGATTTATCTGACCAAGCGTGTGTCCACCACCGACATTCCCGAACCAGGCATCCTCATTCTGTTGGGTGTGGCACTGGCCGGCCTTGGTGTGGTTCGGCGGTCGAAGAAGGTCGTTTGA
- a CDS encoding ThiF family adenylyltransferase: MTTFNYTDAFSRNIGVVNTAEHERLNNCTVAIAGMGGVGGDYLISLVRAGVGGFHLAEFDEFELFNFNRQYGANTQTIGLRKLDVMVDMALAINPDLRITKFDEGINAANIDKFLQGVDLAVDAIDAFAVDMHPLLVNAATARGLATIAAVPLGLGAGVLAFGPKGMSYSDYFAIKPEMSDDEKIVQFMLGFAPELHHLKYLDPKTINLKARKGPSSIAGCKLCTGFITTQALIALLHPQDLECVPWYTYLDARLSRFHHRRLWMGNRNPIQRLKSFVAKKRLAKMTADS; the protein is encoded by the coding sequence TTGACCACGTTCAACTACACCGACGCCTTCAGCCGAAACATCGGGGTGGTCAACACCGCCGAGCACGAGCGCCTGAACAACTGCACAGTGGCGATTGCAGGCATGGGTGGCGTGGGGGGTGACTACCTCATCAGTCTCGTGCGGGCCGGCGTGGGCGGCTTTCATCTGGCGGAGTTCGACGAATTCGAGTTGTTCAACTTCAACCGCCAGTACGGTGCCAACACCCAGACCATCGGCCTGCGCAAGCTCGACGTGATGGTGGACATGGCACTCGCGATCAACCCCGATTTGCGCATCACGAAATTCGATGAAGGCATCAACGCGGCCAATATCGACAAGTTCTTGCAAGGTGTGGACCTGGCGGTGGATGCCATTGACGCCTTTGCAGTCGACATGCATCCCCTGCTGGTGAACGCAGCCACGGCCCGGGGCCTGGCCACCATTGCTGCTGTGCCCTTGGGTCTGGGTGCGGGCGTGCTCGCTTTTGGCCCCAAGGGGATGTCGTACTCGGACTACTTCGCCATCAAACCTGAGATGTCGGACGACGAAAAGATCGTGCAGTTCATGCTGGGTTTCGCGCCCGAACTTCATCACCTCAAATACCTCGATCCCAAGACGATCAACCTGAAAGCCCGCAAAGGTCCCAGTTCGATCGCCGGTTGCAAGCTCTGCACCGGCTTCATCACCACGCAGGCTCTCATCGCCCTCTTGCATCCCCAAGATCTGGAATGCGTGCCTTGGTACACCTACCTCGATGCGCGGCTGAGCCGGTTTCATCACCGACGGTTGTGGATGGGCAACCGCAACCCGATTCAACGGCTCAAGAGCTTCGTGGCGAAAAAACGTCTGGCCAAGATGACGGCTGACTCCTGA
- a CDS encoding efflux RND transporter permease subunit: MHLIDRLRNQIARVTQHALFLRVTQPGILRRKTAITIIVLIHVIAAALLLRLNLNNAPGLYFPHDAPATVLERELRAEFPSDEILIGLFRGDDIYSAPVLGALDRVAASMAKHPDVDRVFAVTRVDHIAGSADGFVVEPLIDATRLDAESAEVRKARVLGDRFMPRWLASTDGKALAVVVRTRKLDESRQRQSIEDAFHAAVQEQKLEARLEAVAGTVALDAAEMRSMLRDTIVFTPLVMGLGLALLYWVVGRVIPVVIGAVAMSTSVIACVALIALIGQPYTLVTAMVPTLISAYTAANLLHFYAALKRMRDAGFHRPKRVIFALQEINTPAMFNVLTTAAGMISLVLVPIPPVQVFGFVGAIGVLVIYFVVFYLIPPLLVKYDHGPWASEGGGFGWTRRLSFSLARVGIRHAGWVVGGLVLISVAGTALVLRVQAESDLLKFFSASHPLTTSTTKVESALVGVTALEIVIDGPARDAFKNVELLRKVQALQAQVESLPEVDRTLSMMDIVEEMNWAFNEEDKSFRALPTDDRMLAQLLLIYDGRDLQELVNNDYQRMRILLNVNVHGANAIQEVINKIEAMIAKVDAPQLKWQMAGYGRLFADQEDLLVSGQLLSFAGAFGQIFLIMLLLWRTVPAAVISMLPNLAPLFFVFMLMGATGIYLDMATVLIAGVVLGITVDDTIHIFYQYQKRRSNGAGAVFAIARSIEASGKAVLATSALLVSQFLLLATSSFVPTSRFGLLTAIGLISGQLLELLLLPALVVLWSRMNLRHPLLKL, encoded by the coding sequence ATGCACTTGATCGACAGGCTGCGCAACCAGATAGCAAGGGTGACGCAACACGCGCTCTTCCTGCGCGTGACCCAGCCGGGCATTCTGCGCAGGAAGACAGCGATCACGATCATCGTGCTGATCCACGTGATCGCTGCCGCCCTGTTGCTCAGGCTCAACCTCAACAACGCACCCGGCCTGTACTTCCCGCACGACGCTCCCGCCACCGTGCTCGAACGCGAGTTGCGCGCCGAGTTTCCCAGCGACGAGATCCTGATCGGCCTGTTCCGCGGCGACGACATCTACTCTGCCCCGGTGCTCGGCGCTCTGGACCGCGTCGCGGCAAGCATGGCGAAACACCCCGATGTGGATCGGGTTTTCGCCGTCACGCGGGTGGACCACATCGCGGGCAGCGCAGACGGCTTCGTGGTCGAACCCCTGATCGATGCAACGCGTCTGGACGCCGAGTCGGCGGAGGTCCGCAAGGCCCGCGTGCTGGGTGACCGCTTCATGCCGCGCTGGCTTGCCTCAACCGACGGCAAGGCCCTGGCCGTGGTGGTGCGCACCCGCAAGCTCGACGAAAGCCGTCAGCGACAGTCCATCGAAGACGCGTTCCATGCCGCCGTGCAGGAACAAAAACTGGAGGCCCGCCTGGAGGCGGTGGCGGGAACCGTGGCCCTGGACGCTGCGGAGATGCGCTCGATGCTGCGCGACACGATCGTGTTCACGCCGTTGGTCATGGGGCTGGGCCTGGCCCTGTTGTACTGGGTGGTTGGACGCGTGATTCCGGTGGTCATCGGGGCGGTGGCCATGAGCACTTCGGTGATCGCCTGCGTGGCTCTGATTGCCCTCATCGGTCAGCCGTACACACTGGTCACGGCCATGGTGCCCACCTTGATCTCGGCCTACACCGCGGCCAACCTGCTGCACTTCTATGCCGCCCTCAAGCGCATGCGGGACGCGGGGTTCCATCGCCCGAAGCGCGTCATCTTCGCCTTGCAGGAGATCAACACGCCCGCCATGTTCAATGTGTTGACCACGGCAGCCGGCATGATCAGCCTGGTGCTGGTGCCCATCCCTCCGGTGCAGGTGTTCGGCTTCGTCGGTGCCATCGGCGTGCTCGTGATCTATTTCGTGGTGTTCTATCTGATCCCGCCCTTGCTGGTGAAGTACGACCACGGGCCGTGGGCCAGCGAAGGTGGCGGCTTCGGATGGACGCGCCGCCTCTCCTTCAGCCTGGCGCGCGTTGGCATCCGGCATGCGGGTTGGGTGGTGGGTGGCCTGGTGCTCATCTCGGTGGCTGGCACGGCCCTGGTGCTCAGGGTACAGGCCGAGTCGGACCTGCTGAAGTTTTTCAGCGCATCGCATCCTCTGACAACGTCCACCACCAAGGTCGAGTCGGCACTGGTCGGAGTGACGGCGCTCGAAATCGTGATCGATGGCCCCGCCCGCGATGCGTTCAAGAACGTCGAACTGCTGCGCAAGGTGCAGGCGCTGCAGGCGCAGGTGGAGTCCCTGCCCGAGGTGGACCGCACGCTGTCGATGATGGACATCGTCGAAGAGATGAACTGGGCGTTCAACGAGGAAGACAAGAGCTTTCGCGCACTGCCCACGGACGACCGCATGTTGGCCCAGCTGCTGCTGATCTACGACGGCCGCGATCTGCAGGAACTGGTGAACAACGACTACCAGCGCATGCGCATTCTTCTCAACGTCAACGTGCACGGCGCGAACGCCATTCAGGAAGTCATCAACAAAATCGAGGCCATGATCGCCAAGGTCGATGCACCTCAACTGAAGTGGCAGATGGCGGGTTACGGACGCCTGTTTGCAGATCAGGAGGACCTCTTGGTCTCTGGCCAGCTGCTCAGCTTTGCCGGTGCCTTCGGACAGATCTTCCTCATCATGCTGCTGCTGTGGCGAACCGTGCCGGCAGCGGTCATCAGCATGCTGCCCAATCTGGCGCCCTTGTTTTTCGTCTTCATGCTCATGGGAGCAACTGGCATCTACCTGGACATGGCGACCGTGCTCATTGCTGGCGTGGTGCTTGGCATCACGGTGGACGACACCATCCACATTTTTTATCAGTATCAAAAGCGACGGAGCAACGGTGCGGGCGCGGTGTTTGCCATCGCCAGAAGCATCGAGGCATCGGGCAAGGCCGTGCTTGCCACCTCGGCGCTGCTGGTCTCGCAGTTCCTGCTGCTCGCCACGTCCAGCTTCGTGCCCACGTCCCGCTTCGGTCTGCTGACCGCCATCGGCCTGATCTCGGGCCAGTTGCTGGAACTGCTGCTGCTGCCGGCCCTGGTGGTGCTGTGGAGCCGCATGAATCTGCGGCATCCGCTGCTGAAGTTATA
- a CDS encoding hydrolase 1, exosortase A system-associated, translated as MRVREQAIQMIGPEADMLGIVSLPPEDVAAKHTAVVIVVGGAQYRVGSHRQFVQLARRLAAEGHPVLRFDLPGMGDSPGILLPFEATSDPIGLAIDALYQHCPGVDQVVLWGLCDGASASVLYLRNTQDPRVVGLALLNPWVRSEASHARVRVKHYYRQRLLDPSFWRKLLGGQVGWQALRGLGHNLIAMRRHEPTPLSFQDAMAEAWKAFPGAILLLLSERDLVAKEFHELAQSDARWLGSLERSQLFLQHIQGADHTCSTTTASRQMESFVLSWLRQIM; from the coding sequence ATGAGAGTCCGTGAACAAGCCATCCAGATGATCGGCCCTGAGGCCGACATGCTGGGCATCGTGAGCCTGCCCCCAGAGGACGTCGCCGCGAAGCACACGGCGGTCGTCATCGTGGTCGGCGGCGCCCAATACCGGGTGGGCAGCCACAGGCAATTTGTGCAACTGGCGCGCCGCCTGGCCGCAGAGGGGCACCCGGTACTGCGCTTTGATCTGCCGGGCATGGGTGACAGTCCGGGTATCCTCCTGCCATTTGAAGCCACTTCGGACCCTATCGGACTGGCCATCGATGCGTTGTACCAGCACTGCCCCGGCGTAGACCAGGTGGTCCTGTGGGGCCTGTGCGATGGAGCATCGGCCAGTGTGCTGTATCTTCGAAACACACAAGACCCGCGCGTGGTCGGACTGGCGCTGCTCAATCCGTGGGTACGCTCCGAAGCCAGCCACGCCCGCGTTCGAGTCAAACACTACTACCGCCAAAGGCTCCTGGACCCATCCTTCTGGCGCAAGTTGCTAGGTGGGCAGGTGGGATGGCAGGCACTTCGAGGTCTGGGTCATAACCTAATCGCCATGCGCCGCCATGAGCCCACGCCACTCAGCTTTCAAGATGCCATGGCAGAAGCTTGGAAGGCCTTTCCGGGTGCCATCCTGCTGCTGCTCAGCGAACGTGACCTCGTCGCGAAAGAGTTCCACGAACTGGCTCAAAGCGACGCACGGTGGCTGGGTTCACTTGAGCGGTCACAGCTTTTTCTGCAACACATTCAAGGGGCAGACCACACCTGCTCCACCACGACCGCCAGTCGCCAAATGGAGTCATTCGTCTTGTCCTGGCTCCGTCAAATAATGTGA
- a CDS encoding PEP-CTERM sorting domain-containing protein — MKLNRIAASALTAATLLLATGSASAGLVNVGGVVWDTDSFFDFSANSTLVESVATTAGQTISGYGLITTINTQTNFCSGCELTYTFTGYTLVNSLTPAVGESFTFTGGVLNFFVSGANANFQDVTTFSDGTPWLTLVGADPLGTGATLAGSLTGVSSLGAILTGEGSGFLNVAGGLAAAYFDTNSQFGADFKYTSEFQPLPSPIGGITHLGTATIAGDSQPVPEPGVIALLGLGLAGLGVSRRMKKAA; from the coding sequence ATGAAATTGAACAGAATCGCAGCTTCGGCGTTGACCGCCGCTACTTTGCTGCTGGCTACCGGTTCCGCCAGCGCTGGCTTGGTCAACGTGGGTGGTGTTGTGTGGGACACCGACTCATTCTTTGATTTCTCGGCGAACAGCACGCTGGTCGAGAGCGTGGCAACCACTGCTGGTCAAACCATCTCGGGCTACGGTCTTATCACGACCATCAATACGCAGACCAATTTCTGCTCTGGTTGCGAACTGACCTACACTTTCACTGGCTACACGTTGGTGAACAGCCTGACGCCTGCTGTGGGTGAAAGTTTCACGTTCACCGGCGGTGTGCTGAACTTTTTCGTGTCGGGCGCAAACGCCAACTTCCAGGACGTGACCACGTTTTCCGATGGCACGCCTTGGCTGACACTGGTTGGTGCTGACCCGTTGGGTACTGGCGCCACTCTGGCCGGTTCGCTGACGGGTGTGAGCTCACTAGGTGCCATTTTGACCGGTGAAGGTTCTGGTTTTCTGAACGTGGCCGGCGGTTTGGCTGCTGCCTACTTCGACACGAACTCGCAGTTTGGCGCCGACTTCAAGTACACCTCTGAGTTTCAGCCACTTCCCTCACCGATTGGTGGCATAACCCACCTGGGTACCGCAACGATTGCTGGCGACTCGCAGCCCGTTCCTGAGCCAGGAGTGATCGCTTTGCTTGGCCTCGGTCTTGCGGGCTTGGGTGTTTCCCGCCGCATGAAAAAAGCAGCTTGA
- a CDS encoding PEP-CTERM/exosortase system-associated acyltransferase has product MLAQKYEYSVVSRGTPGYEDYCSLRHEVFCTELQRVPSCAEGSGSRPMETDGFDEHSLHVLCRSVETGEAVGCARLILPSPKGLNVLSRYKLHTAATSDAESVGEIGRLAISSKLRRYRRDTQLVGPALPAICSEEICREVKRDGPTVALGLYREIFRLASEHGITHCYAAMEPSLSRMLNRLGFPFQEAGPVNHAVQPARQPYLIGAHAMRSGLAGRNSCLYQFIFGTDAPMVEAFGEPSWQTPRSTSCLLPFGARIPSLV; this is encoded by the coding sequence ATGCTGGCGCAAAAATACGAGTACTCGGTCGTGAGCCGGGGGACCCCGGGCTACGAAGACTACTGCTCTCTGCGACACGAGGTGTTTTGCACGGAACTGCAACGAGTTCCCTCATGCGCAGAGGGTTCGGGCAGCCGCCCCATGGAAACAGATGGTTTTGACGAGCACAGTTTGCATGTCTTGTGCCGATCGGTAGAGACTGGCGAAGCCGTCGGGTGTGCCAGACTCATTCTTCCCAGCCCCAAGGGGCTCAACGTCCTGTCTCGATACAAACTCCACACCGCCGCCACTTCGGATGCGGAATCGGTGGGAGAAATCGGCAGACTCGCCATTTCAAGCAAGCTGCGGCGCTACCGTCGCGATACACAACTCGTTGGTCCGGCCCTGCCAGCGATCTGCTCGGAAGAGATCTGCAGGGAAGTCAAGCGCGACGGCCCGACCGTCGCCTTGGGTCTCTACCGAGAGATATTCCGACTGGCGAGTGAACACGGCATCACCCACTGCTACGCGGCCATGGAGCCTTCGTTGTCACGAATGCTCAATCGTCTGGGATTTCCGTTTCAAGAAGCAGGTCCTGTCAACCATGCGGTTCAACCTGCGAGGCAACCCTACCTTATTGGCGCACACGCAATGCGCTCTGGCTTGGCGGGTCGGAACTCCTGCCTGTATCAGTTCATTTTCGGAACGGATGCACCGATGGTGGAAGCGTTTGGTGAGCCTTCATGGCAAACGCCGCGCTCGACTTCCTGCCTGTTGCCATTTGGCGCTCGCATACCCTCTTTGGTCTGA